CCGGGACCGCGCTGGAGCCGGGCAGCTCTGCCGGAATCCTGGTGTACGAGAACCTCTGGGCGGCACCCTTCGCCCGAGCCATGCGGCGCAGTGGTGCGCAGCTGGTGACGAGCGGCCGAATTCCCGTCCAGGCCCTGCTGGCCTCACTGGACGCGGTCGAGGCGTCGGGCCCCGACGGCCCCATCGCCGATTGAAGGCCACGGTGCCGTCGGGGCCCGACGCCGCAGCGGTCCGCCCGCACCTACCGTGGGAGATGAGTGAACATGCCCGGACTTCTTCGTGGCGTCGCCCGCACCGCCGTCGTCGCCGGAACCGCGACCGCGGTGTCCAACCGCGTGTCGCGGCGTCAGGCGGGCCGATGGGCACAACAGGACGACCAGCAGCAGGCGCAGGCCGCCGCACCCGCCCCGGCCGCGCCGCCGCCTTCCTCCGGCGACGAGATGAGCAGCAAGATCGATCAGCTGGGGCAACTGGGCGATCTGAAGGCCCAAGGGGTGCTGACAGAAGAGGAATTCGCTGCAGAGAAGCGCAAGATCCTTGGCTGACACCGGAGTTGGGGGCTGGGAAGGGACGACCCCATGACGGAGCCGAGTCCGCGACCAGCCGCCTCGGGCGGCCGAACACAACCGGCGGAGGCCGACCTGCTGCGTGACTTGCTGCGCACCCCGGGCTACCTGAAAACGCTCTTGTTCTGCGCCCTCATCGGTATTCCGGTGTCGCTCGCCGCGTTCTGGTTCCTCGTCGGGCTCCACGAGCTGGAGCATCTGATGTGGACCGATCTGCCGCAGGCGCTGGGCTGGCACATCCCGCCGTGGTGGTGGCCGCTGCCCCTGCTGCTGGCCTCCGGAATCCTCGTCGGCCTGGTGGTCACACGTATGCCCGGCGCCGGCGGCCACATCCCAGCCACCGGACTGCACGCGGGGGGCTCCTCGGCCGAGGCGCTGCCCGGAGTGATCCTCGCGGCCGCGGCCAGCCTCGCGCTCGGCGCGACGCTGGGTCCCGAAGCCCCGCTGGTCGCTCTCGGCGGTGGCCTGGCGTTGCTCTTCGGGCGCCTTGCCCGGGCGCCGGGCACCCCGCAGAACAAGGCGCTCATGGGCGCGGCGGGGGCTGCGGCGGCCATCTCGACGATCTTCGGCAACCCGCTGATGGCCGCGGTGCTGCTGATGGAGATGGCGGGAGTGGGCGGAGCGCAGCTGTTCGCCGTCATGCTGCCGGCGCTGCTCTCCAGCGGGATTGGTTCGCTCGTGTTCACCGGTTTCGGACGCTGGACCGGCCTCTCGACCGGCGGCCTGTCCCTGAAGCTGGGCAATTCGTTTGCCCGTCTGGATACCGGTGACGTGTTCTGGTCGGTGCTGATGGCTGTCGCGATCGGTGTCTTCGTGCATCTGGTGCTGGCCGGAGGCCGGTTGGCCGCCGTGTTCGTCTCCATGCGTCCCGTTGTCCACACCGCCGTCTGCGCGCTGGCCGCCGGAGCCTGCGCCGCCGTGTACACGCTCATCACCGACCGGTCACCAGCGGACGTGGCCTCGTCGGGCCAGTCCATGCTGACCGGCCTGGCCACCGATCCGCACGCCTGGGGGGTCGGTGCCCTGATCGCCGTCATTCTCTGCAAGGGCGCGGCCTACGCGTTCTGTCTGGGCAGCCTGCGAGGCGGACCCATCTTTCCCGCACTGTTCCTGGGCGGTGCGATCGGCGTGCTGCTGGCGCCCCTTCCGGGGCTGGGGGTCGTACCGGGACTGGCCGCTGGCATGGCAGCCACGGCTACCAGTGCCCTGCGGCTGCCGGTCAGCAGTGTGGTGCTCGTGGTCCTGCTGCTCGGCAGCACGGCGATGATCCCCGTGGTGATCCTGGCCGCCGTCGTGGCCTTCGTGACCACCGAGCTGCTTCCCCCCGGACGTGCTGTTCCGCCGGTGGGCAAGCCCGTCGAAGCTCCGGCAGCCGCCGGAGCGGCCCGCCCCGCCTGAAGGCGGCGGGGCGCAGCCACCGAGGTGCGAAGCGGACACCATGGGCCGAGATCGGAGGCGTCGTGATCATTCCCGCCGGCTTCGTGATCCTGGCGCCGCGCGCGGCTCTCCGTCCTCGGGAGAGCTGATGACCGGGACGCACCCGGCTCCGGCGCGTGACGCGGCCCGCGGCGTGCCGGAGTCCTTGTTGCTCGTCGTCGGCGTGGCGGGATCGGGCAAGTCCACGGTGGCGCGGCTGCTCGCCGACCGGCTCGGCCGGCCCTACCGGGACGCGGACGATTTCCACCCTCCGGCCAACCGCGCCAAGATGGCGGCCGGTGAACCGCTGACCGACGCGGACAGACAACCGTGGCTGGACGCCATCGCCGCCTGGATGGACCAGAAGATCGCGGCGCGGCAACCGGCCGTCGTCACGTGCTCCGCGCTCAAGCGCGCCTACCGGGACCAACTGCTCGGTGGACGGCCCGGAGTGCGCCTGGTGTACCTGCACGGATCGCGGCAGCTCATCCGCTCCCGGCTGGTCGCCCGGCACGGCCACTTCTTCCGGGCCGGACTGCTGGACAGTCAGTTCGCGGACCTCGAGGAGCCGGAGCCCGACGAACACCCCATCGTGGTGGAGATCGACCAGCGGCCGGACACCGTCGTGGAGGCCGTCATGTCCCTGCTGCCCGCGGACACCGCACCGGTTCACCCGACGGCCGGCGCGCCAACCGTACGCACCGTACCGAGTGAGGAGCCGCGCATGCCCCGCAGTGCGCCAGGCGAACACGCGACAGGCGAATACGCGACCGGCCGGCATGCGACCGGGGAGCAGTGGCAGCTGCACCACGCCGGGCAGACGGCCGTCGTGGTGCAGCTCGGTGGCGCCCTGCGCCACTACGAGGTGGACGGCCGACCGCTGCTGGACGGGTTCACCGCCGACGCACGGATCACCGGCGGCCGAGGGCAACTTCTCGTCCCCTGGCCCAACCGGGTGGGCGGCGGGCGCTACCACTTCCATGGCCAGGACCTCCAACTGCCGCTGACCGAGCCGGAGAAGCACAACGCGATCCACGGACTCCTCCGCTGGATGCCGTGGCAGCTGCTCGCACGCAGCGACGACGGAGTCAGGGTCGGCACCACGCTCTTCCCGCAGCCGGGCTATCCCTTCCAGCTGGAAGTCGTCGCCGAGTACCGGCTGGGGCCAGAGGGGCTGGACGTCGCCGTCACGGCGACCAACGTGGGGGACACCGCGGCACCCTACGGCGTGGGGCAGCACCCCTATCTGACGGTGGGCACCGACCTGGTGGACACGGCGCTGCTGACCGTGCCCGCCCGCTACCGGCTGCGTACCGACGAGCGGGGCCTGCCGGTAGGCCGGGAACCGGTCGAGGGCACGGCGTACGACTTCCGCATCGCCCGGCCCATCGGCGAACAGCGGCTGGACACCGCGTTCACCGGACTCGACCGGGACCCCTCCGGCCCGGCCGTGGTGCGCCTGGCGCATCCCTCGGGGCTGCACGGCATCGACGTACGGCTCGGCGAGGGCACCCGATGCGTGCAGGTGTACACAGGTGACACCCTGTCCGAGCCCGGGCGGCGGCGCCGCGGTGTCGCGGTGGAAGCCATGTCCTGTCCGGCGGACGCATTTCGCAGTGGTACGGATCTGACCATCCTGGAGCCGGGCGGCAGCCATGTGTTCCGGTGGGGTCTCGGCCCCTGGGGGACCACCGGCTGAGGCCGGCGCATCTGTCGCGGGCCGGGACCGGCCACCCGACAATGAGACGCCAGACGCCCCGATCCTTCGGCGGGAGGCAGCATCCCCATGGCCACGCACATGGAACCCTCGGCCCCGCAGCGAATGACCGCGGACGCCTTCCGGCAGCTGTACGAGCAGCTGCGCGACGGGG
This portion of the Streptomyces sp. NBC_01750 genome encodes:
- a CDS encoding SHOCT domain-containing protein, translated to MPGLLRGVARTAVVAGTATAVSNRVSRRQAGRWAQQDDQQQAQAAAPAPAAPPPSSGDEMSSKIDQLGQLGDLKAQGVLTEEEFAAEKRKILG
- a CDS encoding gluconokinase, GntK/IdnK-type, producing MTGTHPAPARDAARGVPESLLLVVGVAGSGKSTVARLLADRLGRPYRDADDFHPPANRAKMAAGEPLTDADRQPWLDAIAAWMDQKIAARQPAVVTCSALKRAYRDQLLGGRPGVRLVYLHGSRQLIRSRLVARHGHFFRAGLLDSQFADLEEPEPDEHPIVVEIDQRPDTVVEAVMSLLPADTAPVHPTAGAPTVRTVPSEEPRMPRSAPGEHATGEYATGRHATGEQWQLHHAGQTAVVVQLGGALRHYEVDGRPLLDGFTADARITGGRGQLLVPWPNRVGGGRYHFHGQDLQLPLTEPEKHNAIHGLLRWMPWQLLARSDDGVRVGTTLFPQPGYPFQLEVVAEYRLGPEGLDVAVTATNVGDTAAPYGVGQHPYLTVGTDLVDTALLTVPARYRLRTDERGLPVGREPVEGTAYDFRIARPIGEQRLDTAFTGLDRDPSGPAVVRLAHPSGLHGIDVRLGEGTRCVQVYTGDTLSEPGRRRRGVAVEAMSCPADAFRSGTDLTILEPGGSHVFRWGLGPWGTTG
- a CDS encoding chloride channel protein, with product MTEPSPRPAASGGRTQPAEADLLRDLLRTPGYLKTLLFCALIGIPVSLAAFWFLVGLHELEHLMWTDLPQALGWHIPPWWWPLPLLLASGILVGLVVTRMPGAGGHIPATGLHAGGSSAEALPGVILAAAASLALGATLGPEAPLVALGGGLALLFGRLARAPGTPQNKALMGAAGAAAAISTIFGNPLMAAVLLMEMAGVGGAQLFAVMLPALLSSGIGSLVFTGFGRWTGLSTGGLSLKLGNSFARLDTGDVFWSVLMAVAIGVFVHLVLAGGRLAAVFVSMRPVVHTAVCALAAGACAAVYTLITDRSPADVASSGQSMLTGLATDPHAWGVGALIAVILCKGAAYAFCLGSLRGGPIFPALFLGGAIGVLLAPLPGLGVVPGLAAGMAATATSALRLPVSSVVLVVLLLGSTAMIPVVILAAVVAFVTTELLPPGRAVPPVGKPVEAPAAAGAARPA